DNA from Prunus persica cultivar Lovell chromosome G6, Prunus_persica_NCBIv2, whole genome shotgun sequence:
ACTCCCTTGGCATGTCAAACATTTAATTAGACCGCGAGATCCACAAGTTGCACAGGGGATCTTTCCCTTACCATTGCAACTCCCACATCTGCATAGACAATATCCACACCAGTTAATACAGTATTTTAGTAATTGGCATCCTGTTTCAACAATTACAAGTTATTCTGCTTCCATTATTTACATACACTAAAAGTCTAAAATATCTAATGCTGAATAAAGGACGAAATTTAAAAGGTTATATTGGATGGCCCTCATATTACAGGCAGAAGCCAGATTAGAacacaattttatttataattagaTGAGGCAGACATAAGCATCTCACATGGAGTCAGATCCATCTTTATGAGCAATTAAACCCCTTCCATGACAAGCAGAACACTGAGTCATCAGATTTTCTTTGTAGAATCCAGGTTCTTGATTTGCATTGCATGTAGGACACACAGAATCTCCTCGTCCTGCACAACCTGCAAATCTTTTCGAGCATTTTGTtagataacaaaaaaaaaaaaaaaaatctttaaataAAGCTATGGGAACGATTTTGTCCCTAGATGatacccaaaaattatcaaagaagaaatagaACATAAAGAGGTACTTAAAAGAGAattatacaaatacaaattggAACATTTATTAAGTCAAAAGTTCAACCTCATTGACCATGACTCCATAGTTCCGGAATCTTTACCTGAGCATTTTTCAATGGACTCAGAATGAGGAATTATCTCCCGTGATTCTTTATAAGGTATAAACAAAACAGGAAACTGAGACTTTAAATCCAATTCCCAGATTCCAAGTTCAGGTCCCTTATCCTTTCCATCAATTTTGCCACCAAGGTTTGGCTCTGTTTCTCTGATGGTTTCCCTTTCTTCAATGAAAGTATCTAGTGTTCCCACATAAACGTTGCAATCTTCCACTTTTTGAATTTTCCAGGTCCTTGCGGGACGACTTCCCCAACAGCATCTATGGCCAACATGATCAATGAGCAACTCTCGTATCTCTACTTCATCCAGTATTTGcctatacataaatattttgtttagaaagaaaattaagaagggaatGCAGTTTCTATCACACTACAATGTTAGACTTGAGAAAATTGCACAAGAGGTTTCCAGAGACTAGTAAAATGGTTAATATAAACATTTACGCAAgtatataagaagaaaaaaaggttagttacaaaatgaagaaaaagaaaaagaaaaatcttctGAGCACGAGGGAAGAGGTTAGGGTTTAGAAAAATGACAAGGGGAAACCTGCCTGAAAAAGAGGGAGAGCTCAGAGATCCCCCCGAACCTCAGCATCATTATCAGgcatttccaagtttttcatttttaaagaaacaaaaaagcaatatagaaaaaatgaattaaaagtCCTTATAATCTGTGACCCATTCCACAGGCCAATTCAAGACATGATCCCTTAGTAATAGGCGCACAAAACATATTGAAATGAACGAAGTTATCTAGTTCAGTAGAACTTCTCACTTAGGAGTTTGGAGTTTGACTTTCCCTAGTACTTTATGAGCCTAAAACATACCTATGGAGTTCATTTGTGGTGCCACCAAAACCTCCTCCATATCCACCTTGATATGCGACAGCTTGCTCTGCAAAAAGGGATCACAATTTGTATCCATCAAAATACATCTGATGACAATAATGGCAGACAGCAAAGATCATTGGTTTAAAAGTCCAATGTTTTAAGTTGTAACCCTCTTTTGCCCGATGAGAGAACCAAATAAGAACGGGAAAAATCGATTAATCCAACATTTTATGTAATCAACTTAGCCATATTGTCCTAGAGGAATCAGCTGAGTGGAAGCTTTCCTGGTCTCAATCTCAAAACAATTCCAAAGCTAAAAAGCATAGACCTTAAGTTCATTTTTCACTCATTCTTAGCGGCCAAACAGCagataaaaaaaagtgtttaATTTTGGAAGAAATctcactaaaataaaaaaaatgatggctACCTATTAATCAAAACGCAAAACCCAGGTTGCAAAAAGCATAATTGGGATATAAacacagaaaaagaagatgcgTACCAGTAGGATCAGGCTCCGGCGAACTAACCAAAGCGGCATGGATAGAAGGTGGGTAGTGATCAGAATCAGCAGCCGCTGACCTTATCTCTTCAACGCTGACTTCAGTTCCGGCCAACGAAGCCGTCGGAATCACAGAGCCAGCTCTTCCCACGTACTGGTACGAGCTCCACTTCTCACTCCCCTTCTCTCCCAATTCACTTCTTTGCTCTTCACTCAATGGCCCCcgacacaaaaacaaaaaagaacaaaacaacaaaataacccatcaataaaaatgaaatataaactCAAGTTTCAAATCTATCCAATCGAAGAGCATTGCAATTGGGAAGTAGAATTTACCAGAAAGCAGAGGCTCCTCCATTGTTCTTCAATGCGGGTGATGAAGAAAAGAGCTGGAGACCGATCGACTAAATAAT
Protein-coding regions in this window:
- the LOC18774049 gene encoding protein SSUH2 homolog isoform X1, whose protein sequence is MEEPLLSEQRSELGEKGSEKWSSYQYVGRAGSVIPTASLAGTEVSVEEIRSAAADSDHYPPSIHAALVSSPEPDPTEQAVAYQGGYGGGFGGTTNELHRQILDEVEIRELLIDHVGHRCCWGSRPARTWKIQKVEDCNVYVGTLDTFIEERETIRETEPNLGGKIDGKDKGPELGIWELDLKSQFPVLFIPYKESREIIPHSESIEKCSGKDSGTMESWSMRFAGCAGRGDSVCPTCNANQEPGFYKENLMTQCSACHGRGLIAHKDGSDSICGSCNGKGKIPCATCGSRGLIKCLTCQGSGSLLTRNVGLVRWKTLSTRKVSATSGAASVPDEVFHRAKGVQLCNTQAYQCTPAFFADSFFLNQFSSEVIADRAPVPRTARVISERHTISVVPVTRVTMAHRSRLFSFYIIGFSREVYLKDYYPARFCWGLCPCLEWLKL
- the LOC18774049 gene encoding protein SSUH2 homolog isoform X2, with product MEEPLLSEQRSELGEKGSEKWSSYQYVGRAGSVIPTASLAGTEVSVEEIRSAAADSDHYPPSIHAALVSSPEPDPTEQAVAYQGGYGGGFGGTTNELHRQILDEVEIRELLIDHVGHRCCWGSRPARTWKIQKVEDCNVYVGTLDTFIEERETIRETEPNLGGKIDGKDKGPELGIWELDLKSQFPVLFIPYKESREIIPHSESIEKCSGCAGRGDSVCPTCNANQEPGFYKENLMTQCSACHGRGLIAHKDGSDSICGSCNGKGKIPCATCGSRGLIKCLTCQGSGSLLTRNVGLVRWKTLSTRKVSATSGAASVPDEVFHRAKGVQLCNTQAYQCTPAFFADSFFLNQFSSEVIADRAPVPRTARVISERHTISVVPVTRVTMAHRSRLFSFYIIGFSREVYLKDYYPARFCWGLCPCLEWLKL